From the genome of Halostella limicola, one region includes:
- the trxA gene encoding thioredoxin yields the protein MTTETASETSTDALDEPVHVDGQSEFDELVADYDVVLADFYADWCGPCQMLESVVERLAAETGAAVAKVDVDANQQLAGAYGVRGVPTLVLFADGEQVEEVVGVQSEDRLRSLIESYTE from the coding sequence ATGACAACTGAAACCGCTTCCGAGACCAGCACAGATGCTCTCGACGAACCGGTCCACGTGGACGGGCAATCCGAGTTCGACGAGCTCGTCGCGGACTACGACGTCGTGCTCGCGGACTTCTACGCGGACTGGTGCGGTCCGTGCCAGATGCTCGAATCCGTCGTCGAGCGCCTCGCGGCCGAGACCGGCGCCGCGGTCGCGAAGGTCGACGTCGACGCCAACCAGCAACTCGCCGGCGCGTACGGGGTCCGCGGTGTTCCGACGCTCGTCCTGTTCGCCGACGGCGAGCAGGTCGAAGAAGTGGTCGGCGTCCAGTCCGAAGACCGACTGCGCTCGCTGATCGAGAGCTACACGGAATAG
- a CDS encoding NAD(P)/FAD-dependent oxidoreductase, with product MTGHVRDLVIAGSGVAGLSAAVYAARADLDPLVLEGDEPGGQLTLTTDVENYLGFPDGVGGMELVQRGKDQAEQFGAEFQRGSIDAAALDGQPMELSLSTGGTVRTRSLVVATGASARWVGAENEDELMGYGLSTCATCDGAFHRGDDVLVVGGGDSAMEEALFLTKFADTVTVVHRRDELRASEIMAERARDHDDVEFRWNTELQAIHGSQAEGVTGATLVSHPDGYPKEKTSDGIDVDTETVDVGGVFYGIGHTPNTEFLDGTGVERDEEGYVVTLPDETGRMTAHTDVEGVFAAGDVADPTYRQAITAAGTGSMAALDAEAYLETLETADQAEVDASA from the coding sequence ATGACCGGGCACGTTCGCGACCTCGTGATCGCCGGGTCGGGCGTCGCCGGTCTCTCGGCAGCCGTGTACGCTGCGCGCGCCGACCTCGACCCGCTCGTCCTCGAAGGCGACGAGCCCGGCGGCCAGCTGACGCTCACTACCGACGTGGAGAACTATCTCGGGTTCCCCGACGGCGTCGGCGGGATGGAACTCGTTCAGCGCGGGAAAGACCAGGCCGAACAGTTCGGGGCCGAGTTCCAGCGCGGCAGCATCGACGCGGCGGCCCTCGACGGCCAGCCGATGGAGCTCTCGCTGTCGACCGGGGGAACCGTCCGAACCCGTAGCCTCGTCGTCGCGACCGGCGCGAGCGCTCGATGGGTCGGCGCCGAGAACGAAGATGAACTGATGGGATACGGGCTCTCGACGTGTGCGACCTGTGACGGCGCGTTTCACCGCGGGGACGACGTCCTCGTTGTCGGCGGCGGCGACAGCGCGATGGAGGAAGCGCTCTTCCTCACGAAGTTTGCCGATACCGTGACGGTGGTCCACCGCCGCGACGAGCTTCGCGCGTCCGAGATCATGGCGGAGCGGGCTCGCGACCACGACGACGTCGAGTTCCGCTGGAACACGGAACTGCAAGCGATTCACGGCTCGCAAGCGGAGGGCGTGACCGGTGCGACGCTTGTCTCTCATCCCGACGGTTACCCGAAGGAGAAAACCTCCGACGGGATCGACGTCGATACGGAAACGGTCGACGTCGGGGGCGTGTTCTACGGTATCGGTCACACGCCAAATACCGAGTTCCTGGACGGAACCGGCGTCGAACGCGACGAGGAGGGCTACGTCGTTACCCTGCCCGACGAGACCGGGCGGATGACGGCGCACACGGACGTCGAGGGCGTCTTCGCTGCCGGCGACGTCGCCGACCCCACGTATCGACAGGCGATCACCGCCGCTGGGACCGGCAGCATGGCCGCCCTCGACGCCGAAGCGTACCTCGAAACGCTCGAAACGGCGGATCAGGCCGAAGTCGACGCTTCGGCATAG
- a CDS encoding SHOCT domain-containing protein yields the protein MNGLGGWPLLWVVVALVALGLLVYVAATQRRTNPDNERDGAADDALSTLRARYARGEISDEEFEERRIRLEEWE from the coding sequence ATGAACGGTCTCGGCGGGTGGCCGCTCCTCTGGGTAGTCGTCGCGCTCGTCGCCCTCGGCTTACTCGTGTACGTCGCCGCAACTCAGCGGCGCACGAATCCCGACAATGAGAGAGACGGGGCGGCCGATGACGCCCTCTCGACGCTCCGTGCTCGCTACGCCCGCGGAGAGATCTCCGACGAAGAGTTCGAGGAACGGCGAATCAGATTAGAAGAGTGGGAGTAA
- a CDS encoding DUF302 domain-containing protein, producing the protein MAYTTQKQVSESFDDAVEKTTSALEDEGFGVLCDIDVRETFAEKLDKDFRQYRILGACNPELAYQGLEDELELGALLPCNVIVYETDDGTVTVSAVDPAELVGIAENPALDEIAEDVAARFERVLNAL; encoded by the coding sequence ATGGCCTATACAACCCAAAAGCAGGTGAGCGAATCGTTCGACGACGCCGTGGAGAAAACGACCTCCGCTCTCGAAGACGAAGGATTCGGCGTACTCTGTGACATCGACGTCCGAGAGACGTTCGCGGAGAAACTCGACAAGGACTTCCGCCAGTATCGTATCCTCGGAGCGTGCAACCCGGAGCTCGCGTATCAGGGCCTCGAAGACGAACTCGAACTAGGGGCGCTGCTCCCCTGTAACGTCATCGTCTACGAGACCGACGACGGAACAGTGACCGTGAGCGCGGTCGATCCGGCGGAACTCGTCGGTATCGCTGAGAACCCCGCCCTCGACGAGATCGCCGAGGACGTCGCGGCTCGGTTCGAACGGGTCCTCAACGCGCTGTGA
- a CDS encoding amidohydrolase family protein — MTSNGIPVDGAIDAHAHLMPDRLMDAIREALNDAAGWEFDHPTNREAVEAVLRKHGVERYVALPYAHEPGIAADLNDWLLEEASDSEMCIPFVTVHPADDVRAVVEAAFRGGARGLKFQCPVQEVAPDDPRLDPAYELCAEYDRPVLHHAGTAPMFEDSPYVGIERFRRFRQRFPEVRACCAHMGTFEHEAFVEIARADENVYLDTSFATSPVVDRYVDFDAAAIDDAVFEDLAGRVMYGSDYPNLPHAYAREYEGLVRRDLSETAFENLFRGAAEQFLGEA; from the coding sequence ATGACGAGCAATGGGATCCCCGTCGACGGCGCGATCGACGCGCACGCCCACCTGATGCCTGACCGGCTGATGGACGCCATCCGCGAGGCGCTCAACGACGCCGCAGGCTGGGAGTTCGACCATCCGACGAACAGAGAGGCGGTCGAGGCCGTGCTTCGCAAGCACGGCGTCGAGCGATACGTCGCGCTACCGTACGCTCACGAACCGGGTATCGCCGCCGACCTCAACGACTGGTTGCTGGAGGAGGCGAGCGACTCCGAGATGTGTATCCCCTTCGTGACGGTCCACCCCGCCGACGACGTCCGCGCGGTCGTCGAGGCGGCCTTCCGAGGCGGCGCCCGCGGGCTGAAGTTCCAGTGCCCCGTGCAGGAGGTCGCGCCGGACGACCCGCGGCTAGATCCCGCCTATGAGCTCTGTGCCGAGTACGACCGTCCCGTCCTTCATCACGCCGGCACAGCGCCGATGTTCGAGGACAGCCCGTACGTCGGGATCGAACGGTTCCGGCGGTTCCGCCAGCGGTTCCCGGAGGTGCGGGCCTGCTGTGCCCACATGGGTACCTTCGAGCACGAGGCGTTCGTCGAGATCGCCCGCGCTGACGAGAACGTGTATCTGGACACGAGCTTCGCGACGTCGCCGGTCGTCGACCGCTACGTCGACTTCGACGCCGCCGCCATCGACGACGCCGTCTTCGAGGACCTCGCCGGCCGCGTCATGTACGGCTCCGACTATCCGAACCTGCCGCACGCCTACGCCCGGGAATACGAGGGGTTAGTCCGTCGAGACCTCTCGGAAACGGCGTTCGAGAACCTGTTCCGAGGTGCGGCAGAACAGTTCCTCGGCGAAGCGTAG